CATATTGTAGCACAAAGGTAACTTGGCTGGAATCACAAAGTTAGATACTGGTCAAATGTGAATGCTTTGTGTTTTACAACTTGACATGAGAATATACCTTTTTATTGTACTTTAATATTTCTACATTTGGTATAGTTAAAACCAGAAAATGCACAAAAGGCTCGATAACCAAAACATGTTAGGGATTACATGGTTTACACATGAACCCCTGATTTTCTTCAAACCCATTTTGTACCACTAGATTGAATTTCTATTTTGAACTCTCAGGAGACATTTTAGGAAAAGTGTACAAAGGCCAAGATGACCTTGATTACTGTGAACCAGTTACAGATAGACAAAAAACTAGAGAAAGTTGTTTAATCAGGGTAGGTTTTTGTCTGAAGGAGAAAGGTGTAGTATATAGATTCACAACCCACAAGGGGGTTTCCCAGGGCTTAGTGTCCCCCGTTGTGTTGCTGATTTACTGGATTGTTTCTGTTACTAATTCATACTAATGTCACATCTTCAGGAAAGGTGGCTACAAAAGTCAGCATTAGGCTTATATTCTGAGGCCCCTGGGGCTCTCAGCTTAATTTCTAATATGAATTCTAATAGACTCATAGATTGAGCAGAACGTCATATAGTAAgtacagaagagaaaatgtaaTAGGTAAAAGTATTAGGATAAAATAGGTGCAAACATTTAAGCAATTATTAATGCAAGCAGGCCCACAAATGTACACTGGCAGATGGTCTCAGAAAAGCTGTGACACCTAACCCTATGGCTTAAGAGCTGTAACGAATGTTCATATGCAGATTCTAAATCAAGTTCTTTacataaaggatgtgaaaaactGCAAAGATGTCTGtctcaagatggattaaaaaacGGCAGAAAATACAACAGAGGTGTTAGGTGTCAAATTATAGATATCACACAGTTTGGGGGACTTTCCTGAAATACAAAGCCTTGTTGCCCAGCCGGTACTCCCTAAAATGGCCCAGGACAAACACCTGCGTGTACTCACGCCTACTGTTAGCTTCTCAGCTGTCCCCACTCTGCTCTGACCTCAAATGTTAGGCTGAGGACAGCTAGGAgagaggggcttggtgggctacagtccatgggggtcacaaagagacacgactagcgactgaacaacagctcgTGCCAGTCGAGGGCTGAAAACGGCACTCAATGACAGTATTTGCGAGGCTCCCAAATGGGACACCTAGAGCAGGCTCAGTCAGATTCGCTCAAAGATACGCGCGCCTGGCGGTGCACCGCCCACAGTCTAGGTGCCAGGGCCCTCGGGTCCCAGGATCCTGAGCCGCGTGGACTCGGCGCCCACCACCCGGCAGGCTCTGGGGCGATTCCGCGCATGCGCCCTCTGACGTAGTGGCGACGCCAGCGGCGAATCCTCGCTTGTCGTCGTCGTGGTGGAGTTAAAGCAGCAGCGGCGTTTTCCCGCGCTTTTCTTGGGCGTCTCaggttagattttttaaaaaatttgtattaattttgttaGTATTTTCTTTTGAGAGTGCTGCGAGTTTGACGTTTCCGTGAGTCTAATCTTCAAAACTTGGTTCTCGCTAAGTTGGACGGCTCCTTAAGTTGGACGGTTTATGAAATTGACTCTTTCCCTGActttgtggaaaattttgaactaGCTGCACCTCTCGCTCTGCCTGgtgcagatcccctggagaagggaatggccacccactccagtattcttgcctgggaaatcctatggacagaggagcttggcggttgcgaagagtcggacaagactgagcaactaacactggcTCTGCCTGGTTGAGGGACTCAGGTTCCAAACTGTCCCCAGCTCTTCAGCTTCCCGTCTGCGCTGTACCCTGCTGGAGGGACAAAGGCCTTGTAACTGCGGCCCCGGGTACCTGTGGAGACTCCTTCAGCAGGGACGTTTGGGGTAAAAAATGTCGGAGCGTCCTTGTCCCACCCCTGTGACCCAGGCAACTGTCTTGACAGAATTTACCCGTTCCTAAATTTGACCATCTTCCCTTGGTGTGTAACTGGTGTGTCACTATTATTTTATACAGAGTGTTagccgcttagtcgtgtctgactccgcaaccctttggacagtagcccaccaggctcctgtgtccgtggaattccccaggcaagaatactggagtgggtagccattctcttctccgaggggatcttcccgacatagGGATCAAAcgccggtctcctgcattgcaggcagattctttactgtctgaggcataAGAGAAGACCTATTTTATACAATAATGACTAATTTCGATATGTTCAGGATATTGCTGCCTAGTTTGGATTAAACTCCAGTGACAGTAGACACTATATTGAAAAATAATGGAATAGAAGCATAGCATTGAACAGTATTTACATTAATAGGTGACTTGTTTAATTGGTGATAAAGTTTGCTTTTATATAGATTTTCAGGCTTCATAATGTCAACTACTTGAATGAATTAGGTTAGTTTCTATTATAGTCTTTTTTAGTCAAGGCaacacaggtaaagaatctgaggtATCAGCATATATGAAAACCTAAAAATGTAACTTAAAATACTTTGCATtaaagaatgactaaaattagTGCCTGGACTTTTTATATCTGCCAAATGTGAGAAGTGATACTAAAATATTCTAGCAAACTATGAATGGGTAATACAGTTGGATTTTTGTTTAGGCATTGAGAAATGGCAAAAAGCACtagtttaatttttatctctACTTTGTAAATGTTcctaaacctttttaaaaaatttttatgaacatattatttttaacttataaatGAGATGTAGAACTACCTGTGTCTTtaactttttccttaaaaagtttTTTCGTGGCCTTAGCAGTGTTGCACAAAGAAGGAGCACAATATTGTTGGGTGACTGAAATCAATATTATATATTGATTGTAATACAAAAGCATAATAAAAGGTATATTATTTTGTCTTAGTAAAATAAAAacgtgtttcatttatttttatttatttatttaattttactgcAAATTGACTTTTTCATTTATCCCTTTTTAGGATTCTTTTCAGCATCTGAAGACTGTTATCTATTATGTCTTTGTGTGAAGACATGCTGCTTTGTAATTATCGCAAGTGTCGTGTCAAACTCTCTGGTTATGCATGGGTCACTGCCTGCTCTCATATATTCTGTGATCAGCATGGTAGTGGTGAGTTTAGTCGTTCACCAGCTATCTGCCCTGCCTGCAATAGTACTCTTTCTGGAAAGCTAGATATTGTCCGTACAGAACTCAGTCCATCAGAGGAATATAAAGCCATGGTATTGGCGGGACTTCGACCAGAGATTGTATTGGACATCAGCTCCCGAGCGCTGGCCTTCTGGACATACCAGGTTAGTGCTTAGGCTAGTTGCCCTGGAGAGTATGCTTTGAGGTGTATGTGAATACTTCTAAAGTTTTTCCTTCactgtgtatttgttttttaaaaatgtatgaaaaaatactctttttaattttcttttttgcaaaagTAATGTGTTTAGTGTTGAAaaatccaaaaggaagaaaataaaaataatccataatCCATCACTCAGAGATAACCAGTCTTGATACTTATGTTTGTATATTATTAGATTTTcctgtgtataaatatatatttatatatattttgtctatATAAAAATTGGGTAATACCACAGATACCATTTTTGTGGCCAGGTAAATTGACAATAGATTATGCCTGTTATgagtattttattaaatatttaaaaattagccaTTCTATAACCATAATTTTAATGGTTATaatgtattataatttattttcaagttattAAAATGCTGGGATGAGTACTGTTATCATTAAATTCATATCCTTAATTTTTTGCTAACTTTAAACGCCTGAAAGTGAAacatttcaaagttttaaaaattgcagtgTTAAAAGTTGCCCTCCAGTTAGATCATGTCAGTTTGTGTTCCCTTAAGAAATGTAGGAGGGTACTTGTTCACCATACTTTCTGCTCACCAATTAGGTATGGTTACAGTAGAATCTCATTGCTCTCTAAATATGCATTTGTTGGATGACCTTTAGATGAATacattttcctgtattttaagtatatttttctggtattaattgtctgttttatttcagTTGCTGTAGTTTTCCCCCACTGATTAAAAAGAATTCTCTCTATACATATACTTAACTCAGATGTTGCaagaaatttttttcacttttgttagtcttcattgatttttttgacatacagttttaaaatttttgtgtgtttgatgAAATCATAATTTTAATGATTGAATTGGATCATAAAttgtaagttattttaaaaatgctataatGAGCGTTCTTATCTTTAAATTCATatccttatttccttttttgatttcTGTCTTTGGCTTCTTTTTAGAAAGACTTATCTGTGGAGAACTTTAATCAGGTCCTTGTGTATAATAGTGTTATATATGCAATTATAATAATGCTTCTCTAAAAGGACTGTTTGTCATCtgtcacataaatattttaattatatttttctaggTAAAATGTTCCTATTGTATGCTCCTATATCATCTTATGCTTACCTTTGTTGTATTATTTATACTATATTGTAATTACTTAGATATTTGCTCATCTTTTCTAGTTAGGAGACTTCTTTAGGTCATGTTTTGATTCCTGTGTATCTTTGGGTCCTCAGTGACCATCATAATTACTGGTCTTAAGTCTCAGTAAATACTTATTGACTGAAATGAATAGACACTCTATCTTAAAGTAGATCCCAGTTTGGGGAGTAGTATTGATTGAACATGAACATGTGGTATTGTTGTAAAGTCTGTCCTTAAAGTCATTGTGACCGTAGTATTTTGCTGGCTACTGCCCAGAGACTGCTCTTAGTCACTTGCCTGTTGGCCTTTCCAGCTTGGCCTCTTGCATCCACAAATCCAGCAAGAGAGAGAATATGCTAGTAAAAGAAACTCTATATTCTTATATAATGCACTGGTGAAGCGATAGCCTATCATTTTTCCTGTATGCTAGTCACAGGTCCTGTCTAGATCAAGGGGAGGATATAAGTGTCAGAAGGCAGGGATAATTGGGGACTGTTTTATAATAAGTTCTCCACACTATGGATTACTTGAAATATAGTGTTAGATTTCTTGGAAGCTTTTGGTCTACATGTCACTTGTTGAGGTCAAacaaatattcacattttttgtTGATGTAATGGTCATGCTTTGAGAgtattcctcctttttttttctatgtatttagtGACATAGtgtattattttctataataattattCTTTTGTACATCCTAATTTCTTCTTAATCTGGttctaaaatttaaagtaataacATTCCAGTAtgtgtgtctttcttttctttctgtgtttgtataaagttaaaataaataactttgtgTTTATTACCTTAAATCTTTTCTCTCTTGGGACAGGTACACCAGGAGCGTCTCTATCAAGAATACAATTTCAGTAAGGCAGAGGGCCATCTGAAGCAGATGGAGAAGATATATACTCAGCAAATACAGAGCAAGGATGTAGAATTGACCTCTATGAAAGGGGAGGTCACCTCTATGAAGAAAGTGCTAGAAGAATATAAGAAAAAGTTTAGTGACATTTCTGAGAAACTTATGGAGCGAAATCGCCAGTATCAAAAGCTCCAAGGCCTCTATGATAGCCTTAGGCTGCGAAATATCACTATTGCTAACCAAGATAGTACTCTTGAACCATCTATGATTGCACAGTCTGGTGTTTTTGGCTTCCCACTAGGTAAGAAAGGACATGTAATATCCAGTATCAATTCTTTAAATTAAATTAGTGATGTTTCACACTGTGTCCTGCATAGTTCCATGCAGTTAGTGGAGACTCCAGAGGCGTAGAGTGGTGGTAGTAGTGGTAGGCTCTAGGTTCTTCATCTGTGTCTCGATCAGCACATCCTTAgttttaatctgttttatttgcttacattttaaattacatcTTCAATTTATTTGAACAGAGAGTAAATAATTCCAAAATTAAAGTTGGCAAATTTCCACTTCAAATGAAAAGCTATTTAGttgcagtaataataataatattagctGCCATTTATTAATTCCTTACTAAATATTAGAAACTATTATAATTTCACATGTATTTGTGTCATTTATAAAACTTTATGAGGTAGGTGTTTATTATCATGCCtatattacagatgagaaagctgaggaacagaaaggttaagtaaattGGTCAGGGTCACAGAGCTATCTTCAGAGCCCATACTCTTTAACTATTTGCTATCCTGTGAGAAGACCATGTTTTAGTTTCTTTCACATGACAATACTGATTGCACAGTTCTTAAGTTATTAGtggttgtttattcattcataaatttatcaaatatttatcaagcatgtTTCATGTGCCAGGCTGCTGGAAAAAATTTTGGGCAATGGGGATGTAAGGATTATCCAGATAGGATTTCTGCCTCCTGGAAATACACAGTCTAGCTTTTCTACTTGTCAGATGGCAGGGAATCTCTTCCTGAGTTCTCTCCTTTATACCACTCTTGATATGACAGAATCTAGTAGTTTTTACTATACTATTAATATACTTTTTTGacacacaaaaaagtgaaaattcttgAGATGAACTTTTATTTGAGCTGGATTTTTAtaaatcttctttttttgaattttattgttgAGGAGAAGAGGATATCctagaaaaggaatgaagtaatgaGAAGAATATCAGATAGGagaattgaaacaaaaataagtttCAACTTAGCTTTCAGTTAATTATATGATTTAGTCAATCAAAGTATTATTGTGTATGGGCATTATAGGTATTCTTATATTTTCCTTGTGACTATCCAcatttatttcaatttctttcatttttaccagTTCTTACCTGATCCTTTTTTTGCACAcacttatctttttctttcacctCTTGCCACCATTGTTGACTTGAAGTAGATATAGTCAGCATTCTCCTTTAGTTATATAACTAAAGCCAAGGATGggttcagtgaaagtgaaagtcgctcagtcgtgtctgactcttggcaactccatggactatacagttcatggaattctccaggccagaatattggagtgagtagtcttttccttccccaggggatcttcccaacccagggatccacattgcaggcggattctttaccaactgatcctcaagggaagccccagtggaagttgttaaatgcttattttatcaGATCtattgtataatttttcttaagGGTGTGCTAATTGATCTTGGGACTTGAATATGTGCCAGGTTTTCATGGTAGTCATATATTTTCCAGAGCGCCTATGGAAAttgtaaaaaagaaatttgttcTTAAAGAACCTGGGAcaaaagttacacacacacatgaatatatatGATATTCCTTGAATGTAGATTAATagataacaaataaaattatgatacTGTAAATTCTAGCTCTACAAAAGTATTTCACTGTCTTAAGTTACTTTTGGTGATGAGGTAATGGCTATCACTGGAAACTGCACATGGAAGAAGGTAAGATATATATACTGTGGTAAGGGGAGGAGGCTATCTTTTCTTTATCCAAGGTTTATGTTTTACGCATGTCGTAAGTGTTGAGTTctgttaaaatattattgaatggctttgtttttttcatcCAAAAGATCTATAAGGAAATAGATTCTTAAGTTCTTCCCTTATTTTTCTTCTAGGGAACAACTCCAAGTTTCCTTTGGACAGTACACCAGTTCGAAATCGGGGTGGTGGAGATGGAGATTTTCAGTTCAGACCATTTTTTGTGGGTTCTCCCACAGCACCTGAACCTGCCAACAGCTTTTTTAGTTTTGCCTCTCCAAATAATGAATTAGAGCAGCAGCCAGTCTCTAGCAGGGcctttaaagtaaaaagaatttaGTTGACCTCACAGAATTTTCTCTGTTCACTTTCAGTAATTTCATTTAGTAAATAATCTTTGTTTCACATAGGAGTCACCAGCCTTTTGTGTTTGTACTGAATCTTCCAAGTTGTTTTCACATTTCCAACTTATAAGAGATTAAGTGGCAGTGGGCTGCGGGTGGCTTCtgatttccttttcagtttcttttattaaaCTCAATTTTAGGGTAAACTGTTTTCATTGGTAGCAAAAAGCTTACAATATTTTTGGGTGTTTGTAGGTcaccatttgtttatgtttgagCTGTTTCTGGCTGAGCCCTATGTTTAAGTATACTGTATAAGCACCTCTGTTTTATGTCTACATGTCAGTTTGGGTTCTGGTGTGTATAtgttcttttacatttctttttgttgttgcattTGACAGTATGTTTATGTGAAAATTTTGGTTTCAGGAACTAGTGAGTGAGCCTATAGCTTGTTATTTGGaaacatacatttatttgtatatacttAATGTATTTGCCCATGTATGAACTTGTTTGGAGGTGTCATATCAGTGAATGAAGGAAGGTACAATTTGATGCATGTATGTTTAGTTCCTATTTCTATTTAAGAGTAATTCACATTGATAAAGTTATGTTGAAAGTTGACTTCTTGGCATTTAAGATaaaattacttctttatttttttgctagcTGTTGCCCTGGATCTACTTACTTAGGAatgcacttctactgcaggaaACTTGCCAGTATGTTGTTGATCTCAAGATTATAgtaattaaaatacttttaacgatttattccttgtttttctttattaaatagtGGTCATTTCTGACTACTATCACAGTAAAATATAGAACCAATAAAGAAATTTGAAGGATACTTTCAGTAACTTTATATCCTATTAGAGGCAAGACCTGAAATCATACTGGTTGAGGAGCCAGAACATCAAGGTTCTAGTTATTTTCCCCCCCATATATTAGTTGTACAAGTTTAAGTTTCAACTTTCTGGGGCtttgtttctacatctgtgatGTAAGGTGTTGAATTAAATTATCCTTACAGCCTTTTCTAACTCTTAGATTTTGTGATTTATTGTTACTGACTTGGGAAGAATTGCCATGGAATTACCTAAATTCCAGGTTCCATTGTTTTTTACGTAATAAAAGTCATACGGAAATCATTTGAGTGTATTTTATAGTCATTGTAGAAAGGCAAGTAAATACCCTTGCTTTACCTAATTTAATAGCAACCAagtaacattttcttctttaagggTATAGAATATcaaatctcttaaaaaataatttttatagtacCCCAAAGTTAAAATGGTATCTGAGAAAGAGGATGAAAAAATCTTTACTTAAAAGCTCAAAAACACCCCTTTCTATTTCATTGCTAATTACACAGATTTTATAGGTTGcagttttttcttccttgtgaagttttaaaatttgttgaaaagTGATTTGAAGAAATCATTTTTGTACATTAATGATTTCTGTCCTGAACCTTTGCTTCCTTTGTTAGGTTCACAGAATCAATTTGAAGTATAAGTAAGCTAtaattaaaactaaagaaaaactcTGGTGGACTATTAcatgctacttttaaaaaattgcattctactttaaaaatatgtaagagTTTAATACATTCACATGGTACAAATTCCAAAGGTACAAAAAATTTATAGAGTGAAAATTCTTGCCTTTCACTCCTATTCCTGAACTTTTCCTTTCTGGAAGCAGTTAGTCTTGTAGTGTCTTGTGTCTTGTGCAGAgatagtctcagttcagttcagtcgctcagtcgtgtccgactctttgcgactccctgaatcgcagcacgccaggcctccctgtccatcacaaactcccggagtttactcagactcatgcccatcgagtcagtgatgccatccagccatctcatcctctgttgtctccttctcctgccctcaatctttcccagcatcagggtcttttccaacgagtcaactcttcgcatgaggtggccaaaatattggagtttcagcttcaacattagtccttgcaatgaacacccaggactgatcttcaggatggactggttggatctccttgcagtccaagggactttcaagagtcttctccaacaccatagttcaaaaacattaatttttcggcgctcagctttcttcacagcccagctctcacatccatatatgaccactggaaaaaccatagccttgaccagacggacctttgtcagcattctatctaggttggtcataactttccttccaaggaatcttttaatttcatggctgcagtcactatctgcagtgattttggagcccccaaaaataaagtctgacactgtttccactgtctccccatctatttcccatgagctgatgggacgagatgccatgatcttaattttctgaatgttaagctttaagccaactttttcactctcctctttcactttcatcaagaggctttttagttcctctccactttctgccataagggtggtgtcatctgcatatctgaggttattgatatttcttccggcaatcttgatagTCCCGGCTGGCAGAGATAGTCTAGGTGGAagcaaatccttttttttttttttttaaattttgtttgtttttcattaggTAATACATTTACATGACAAACATTCAAAAGTGTACACAATGAGAAGAATGTTCTTCTCCTAGACAGCTCTTAGTCCCCCTATTTCCCTCTTTAGACACAGTCAATTGTTTCTTAAATACCCTTTGGGATATAGTTTATCAATATATAAACACTATTAGTGTACTGATACACGTGTGTGTactgctgtgtccaactctttgtgacctgtccaactctttgaccccgtggactagccTACCAGCCTCTTCCCATACACgtacgcgcgcgcacacacacacacacacacacacacacactcacaacgcAGGGATCCAGCGTGCCCGTGCATATCACACACACACTATTAGTGTATTAGTGATGGCTTTCTTAATACCATTCCAAATGTAGTCGCTTTATTAGGATAgtgttttcaaaattataaaattcctcCTATATAGAAAATCACTGTAAAGTTTGGAAAACATTCAGGCAAGTTACCTTACCACTGTACTACATTTccttcaaaattttaaacttagaGGCACCCACTTTCTTAGCCTGTTTTTTCCCTGGGGTATTATAATCTTGGTATAAACAAATAGGAATATACGAAACAATAATACGCAGGTACTTAATCTGAGAACATTTTGTTTGCAGGACTTGGAAAAGACAAATTTTTGAATTTGAAAGTGAATGCAGACCATTTCCTCTGGCTATGGGcgttacaggcggattctttaccgtctgaactacCAGAGAAATCCACTTGGCACAGTTCCGTTCGGAGCGGCGCGTTTTCTTGAAAACCAGCTCTTTCACTCAGGCGCCGTAAGCCTCCAGAGCTCTAGATGTCGCTGTGGCTCTATCGTGGGGACGGGTGTGCGTCTCTGTGGTTTTAAGTCGGGGGCGGAGAAGCTGGGAAATGATGGCTGTTGAAGAGGAAGAAGTCAAGGAGGTCTTGCAGAAATTGCAGGTGGGGCCATAGATTAAAACACATATCTGCTTTTGTTACTTGGGAAGAAGTAGAGAGCCCAGTTTATGCACTGCCTGCGAATTTCTTGACACATACCCGACGCTACTTGCGTCCCCGTGGTTACTATAACAACTCCCGGAGGTGCAGCCGCAACGGGCTAGACGAGTCCCCCGGCCAAGCGACAGGCGCAGCCAGTTTTTGTTGAGATCCCGTGGTGCTGACCCGACTGCAGTCAATTTCAGCCCTGTAGGGAAGAGGATTTATTGCACCTAACTTTATTCCTGTATGTTGTTGGGAGGTTGTATTCACCCCTCCCCCCATTCACCCATAACAAATGGCAACACGTGTGTTTGGCAGATCTGCAGGAGCTATTACCTATTGCTTGTAGTTT
This sequence is a window from Odocoileus virginianus isolate 20LAN1187 ecotype Illinois chromosome 6, Ovbor_1.2, whole genome shotgun sequence. Protein-coding genes within it:
- the CCNB1IP1 gene encoding E3 ubiquitin-protein ligase CCNB1IP1; this translates as MSLCEDMLLCNYRKCRVKLSGYAWVTACSHIFCDQHGSGEFSRSPAICPACNSTLSGKLDIVRTELSPSEEYKAMVLAGLRPEIVLDISSRALAFWTYQVHQERLYQEYNFSKAEGHLKQMEKIYTQQIQSKDVELTSMKGEVTSMKKVLEEYKKKFSDISEKLMERNRQYQKLQGLYDSLRLRNITIANQDSTLEPSMIAQSGVFGFPLGNNSKFPLDSTPVRNRGGGDGDFQFRPFFVGSPTAPEPANSFFSFASPNNELEQQPVSSRAFKVKRI